The Triplophysa dalaica isolate WHDGS20190420 chromosome 5, ASM1584641v1, whole genome shotgun sequence genome window below encodes:
- the LOC130420412 gene encoding C-type mannose receptor 2-like → MKKMAQTLYFSLLVIALCSLSEGIQRRYHYINIEKTWTEAQRYCREKYTDLATVNNINDMNELKKTVNNNLEFVWIGLKRTDVFTWKWSLGDPVKYLNWETEPSTDTNNCAVMRNGKWRQQKCIDKLGFICYNGDKSYIIYTSNATWREAQSFCRQYHTDLISVRNQTDNQLIHNIINDPHTSVWIGLFRGLWEWSDNTDSAFRYWDSGQPDNSGTDACTVTNMNNEGKWHDLSCSVSYTFMCHEDELILIQKNLSWTEAVRYCRENHVDLVSVDSEKIQLWVTSVVHQAWTAEVWLGLHYYCLMNLWIWVRGEVVCYQNWAPGVQIQLNHCSGEHRAGAVQSGGDHKWISLPRSQELNFICTRNKEN, encoded by the exons atgaaaa aaatggCTCAGACTCTATATTTCAGTCTTCTTGTCATTG ctctcTGTTCATTATCTGAAGGCATTCAGCGCCGCTATCACTATATAAACATTGAGAAGACctggactgaagctcagagatactgcagagagaaatacacagatctggccacagtcaacaacatcaatgacatgaacgaGCTGAAGAAGACTGTGAATAACAATCTGGAGTTTGTCTGgattggactgaagagaacagatgttttTACATGGAAGTGGTCTCTGGGTGATCCTGTGAAATATCTGAACTGGGAAACTGAACCATCAACTGACACAAATAATTGTGCTGTtatgagaaatggaaaatggcGTCAGCAGAAGTGTATTGATAAGCTGGGATTCATCTGCTACAATGGTGA TAAATCATACATCATTTATACTTCTAATGCAACATGGAGAGAAGCTCAGAGTTTCTGCAGACAGTATCATACTGATCTGATCAGTGTGAGGAACCAGACTGACAATCAACTGatccacaacatcattaatgATCCTCACACATCTgtctggattggtctgttcagaggCTTGTGGGAGTGGTCAGATAACACTGACTCCGCCTTCAGATACTGGGACTCTGGTCAACCTGATAATTCTGGTACTGATGCTTGTACAGTGACCAATATGAATAATGAGGGGAAATGGCATGATCTATCTTGCAGTGTCTCTTACACTTTTATGTGTCATGAAG atgagcTGATATTGATCCAGAAGAATCTGAGCTGGACTGAAGCTgtgagatactgcagagagaatcaTGTGGATCTGGTTTCAGTTGATTCAGAGAAGATTCAGCTCTGGGTGACATCAGTGGTTCATCAGGCCTGGACTGCTGAGGTGTGGCTGGGGTTACACTATTACTGTCTCATGAATCTCTGGATCTGGGTACGAGGAGAGGTCGTCTGCTATCAGAATTGGGCTCCAGGGGTTCAGATTCAACTGAATCACTGCAGCGGTGAACACAGAGCTGGAGCGGTTCAGTCTGGAGGAGATCATAAGTGGATCAGCCTTCCTCGATCTCAAGAACTCAACTTCATCTGCaccagaaataaagaaaattaa